One genomic segment of Intestinimonas butyriciproducens includes these proteins:
- a CDS encoding ATP-binding protein: MKIKRMTATFGALEGATLELEEGLNLLQLPNEGGKSTWCAFLRAMFYGIPTRERDTRTTLAEKNRYQPWSGSPMAGEMLLTWGGRDLILRRFAKGASPFGGFQAVYADTGETVPGLTGENCGERLLGVGREVYQRSAFVGQSGVPIDADPDLEKRIAALVSSGEEDVSYSQTEKTLRSWLNRRKHNKTGLIPRLEEEASALTERLAQARQAARRAAEAQAQIGALTRQKAELEAESAAQQARRDWAQAEQYRAAVRELEKARAELDGLEGETLPDKEALREAQGELAYLNVLTSSLKEAKNQREPARRAVEAAESAAVDPMFPDMDPDQAWRRAGEDAQRARALEKRAGTGLRAVGILFFAAAAVSAVIGALSGRNLAFFVSAALEALAGVQSLLSAGRAEKRRVKAREEILSRYGAAFPDDILARANAYRDKWTAAAEARRGAEAVERSIRDLEEQRRALWDKLLSFVRTFAPEANDPFGASAALSRALGREERLSAARVKAQAAQRLVDSLPAPAGAGPGTPPPPTERNPQQTAAALAAVGGELSRLQGELSHAEGQRTALGDPAELEHGLEEAEEALARRRGEYRALELALEVLSQANGELQARFSPALNRRAGQLFSALTGGKYEELTLTRAFEAEAREAGGVLPRRTVSLSRGTVDQLYLAVRLAVCELALPAEEPAPLVLDDALSDFDDARMALALECLEQYAGERQILLFTCHGRERAWQAGRG, from the coding sequence ATGAAGATCAAGAGAATGACCGCCACCTTCGGCGCGCTGGAGGGGGCGACCCTGGAGCTGGAGGAGGGGCTCAACCTGCTCCAGCTCCCCAACGAGGGGGGCAAGTCCACTTGGTGCGCCTTCCTGCGGGCCATGTTTTACGGGATCCCCACCCGGGAGCGGGACACCAGGACCACCCTGGCCGAAAAGAACCGCTATCAGCCCTGGTCCGGCTCCCCCATGGCGGGGGAGATGCTCCTCACCTGGGGGGGACGGGACCTGATCCTGCGCCGGTTCGCCAAAGGGGCCTCCCCCTTCGGCGGCTTTCAGGCGGTATACGCCGACACGGGTGAGACCGTCCCCGGCCTCACCGGGGAGAACTGCGGCGAGCGGCTGCTGGGGGTGGGCCGGGAGGTCTATCAGCGCAGCGCCTTCGTGGGGCAGTCCGGCGTGCCCATTGACGCCGATCCTGACCTGGAGAAGCGGATCGCCGCCCTGGTCTCCTCCGGGGAGGAGGACGTGTCCTACTCCCAGACGGAAAAGACCCTCCGAAGCTGGCTCAACCGCCGGAAGCACAACAAGACCGGCCTCATCCCCCGCCTGGAGGAGGAGGCGTCGGCCCTGACGGAGCGGCTGGCCCAGGCCCGGCAGGCCGCCCGCCGGGCGGCGGAGGCCCAGGCGCAGATCGGGGCGCTGACACGGCAGAAGGCGGAGCTGGAGGCGGAGTCCGCCGCCCAGCAGGCCCGGCGGGACTGGGCCCAGGCCGAGCAGTACCGCGCCGCTGTCCGGGAGCTGGAGAAGGCCCGGGCAGAGCTGGACGGCCTGGAGGGGGAGACCCTCCCCGACAAGGAAGCCCTGCGGGAGGCTCAGGGGGAGCTGGCTTACCTCAACGTGCTCACCTCCAGCCTGAAGGAGGCGAAAAACCAGCGTGAGCCCGCCCGCCGGGCGGTGGAGGCGGCGGAATCCGCCGCCGTGGACCCCATGTTTCCGGACATGGACCCGGATCAGGCATGGCGGCGGGCCGGGGAGGACGCTCAGCGGGCCCGGGCGCTGGAGAAGCGGGCCGGGACGGGCCTTCGCGCCGTCGGGATACTGTTTTTCGCGGCGGCCGCCGTTTCGGCGGTGATCGGGGCCCTCTCCGGGCGAAATCTTGCCTTTTTTGTCTCGGCGGCGCTGGAGGCGCTGGCCGGCGTGCAGTCGCTGCTGTCCGCTGGGCGGGCGGAGAAGAGGCGGGTGAAGGCCCGCGAGGAGATACTCTCCCGCTACGGCGCGGCGTTCCCCGACGACATTCTGGCGCGGGCCAATGCCTACCGGGACAAGTGGACGGCGGCGGCGGAGGCCCGGCGGGGGGCCGAGGCGGTGGAGCGCTCCATCCGGGACCTGGAGGAGCAGCGGCGGGCGCTGTGGGACAAGCTCCTCTCCTTTGTCCGGACCTTCGCTCCCGAGGCAAACGACCCCTTTGGCGCGTCCGCCGCCCTGTCCCGGGCCCTGGGGCGGGAGGAGCGGCTCTCCGCCGCCAGAGTGAAGGCCCAGGCGGCCCAGAGGCTGGTGGACTCCCTGCCCGCCCCGGCCGGGGCGGGGCCGGGCACGCCGCCCCCGCCCACGGAGCGTAACCCCCAGCAGACCGCCGCCGCTCTGGCGGCAGTGGGCGGGGAGCTCTCCCGGCTGCAGGGCGAGCTCTCCCACGCCGAGGGGCAGAGAACGGCCCTGGGGGACCCGGCGGAGCTGGAACACGGCCTGGAGGAGGCGGAGGAGGCGCTTGCGCGGCGGCGGGGCGAGTACCGCGCCCTGGAGCTGGCGCTGGAGGTCCTCTCCCAGGCCAACGGAGAGCTCCAGGCCCGGTTCTCACCGGCGCTCAACCGTCGGGCGGGACAGCTCTTCTCCGCCCTCACCGGCGGAAAATATGAGGAGCTCACCCTCACCCGTGCATTCGAGGCGGAGGCCCGGGAGGCCGGCGGTGTGCTGCCCCGGCGGACCGTCAGCCTGTCCCGGGGCACGGTGGACCAGCTCTATCTGGCGGTGCGTCTGGCGGTGTGTGAGCTGGCCCTCCCGGCGGAGGAGCCCGCCCCACTGGTGCTGGACGACGCCCTCAGCGACTTTGACGACGCCCGTATGGCCCTGGCGCTGGAGTGCCTGGAGCAGTATGCCGGGGAGCGACAGATCCTGCTCTTCACCTGCCATGGCCGGGAGCGGGCCTGGCAGGCGGGGCGGGGATAG
- a CDS encoding N-acetyltransferase — MIRPAEPGDLDALLAVYASARAYMCLHGNPSQWGDDYPSPALLEEDIRRGRLYVDTDERGAVHGAFAFLPGDDPTYARIEGGSWLSDAPYGVIHRVASDGRMPGVFHRCAAFCRARCANLRIDTHHDNHTMQRLIEGAGFRRCGVIYVEDGSPRIAYQTPCP; from the coding sequence ATGATACGGCCCGCCGAACCGGGGGATCTGGACGCCCTGCTGGCAGTGTACGCCTCCGCCCGCGCCTATATGTGTCTGCACGGAAACCCCAGCCAGTGGGGAGACGACTATCCCTCCCCCGCTCTGCTGGAGGAAGATATCCGCCGGGGACGGCTCTACGTGGACACGGATGAGCGCGGCGCGGTCCACGGCGCCTTTGCCTTTCTCCCGGGCGACGATCCCACCTACGCCCGCATCGAGGGGGGCTCCTGGCTCAGCGACGCGCCCTACGGCGTGATCCACCGGGTGGCCAGCGACGGACGGATGCCCGGGGTGTTCCACCGGTGCGCGGCCTTCTGCCGGGCGCGGTGCGCCAACCTGCGCATCGACACCCACCACGACAACCACACCATGCAGCGCCTCATCGAGGGGGCGGGCTTCCGGCGCTGCGGCGTCATCTATGTGGAGGACGGCAGCCCCCGCATCGCCTACCAGACCCCGTGTCCCTGA
- the lepB gene encoding signal peptidase I, whose protein sequence is MFEEEHLEPQESGEEESRLSDRDALKVDLYFWLQALVMALVGLILVFTFIGRIIGVDGSSMMPTLHDHDMLLLQSIGYTPESGDVVVLSKKSFREGQPIVKRVIAVGGQTVDIDYESNTVYVDGVVLDEPYILEPMRELPSHFATHVVVPEGSIFVMGDNRNNSTDGRSPELGVVDERCVLGRALFVLLPFQDIGPVESISRPA, encoded by the coding sequence GTGTTTGAAGAAGAACATCTCGAGCCCCAGGAGAGCGGCGAAGAGGAGAGCAGGCTCTCCGACCGGGACGCGCTGAAGGTGGATCTCTACTTCTGGCTCCAGGCGCTGGTGATGGCCCTGGTGGGCCTCATTCTCGTCTTTACCTTCATCGGGCGCATCATCGGCGTGGACGGCTCGTCCATGATGCCCACCCTGCACGACCACGATATGCTGCTCCTGCAGTCCATCGGCTATACGCCGGAGTCGGGCGACGTGGTGGTGCTGAGCAAGAAGTCCTTTCGGGAGGGTCAGCCCATCGTCAAGCGGGTCATCGCCGTGGGGGGGCAGACCGTGGACATCGACTACGAGAGCAACACCGTCTATGTGGACGGGGTGGTCCTGGATGAGCCGTATATTCTGGAGCCCATGCGGGAGCTCCCCTCCCATTTTGCCACCCATGTGGTGGTGCCGGAGGGCTCTATTTTCGTTATGGGCGACAACCGCAACAATTCCACCGACGGCCGCAGCCCTGAGCTCGGCGTGGTGGACGAGCGGTGCGTGCTGGGCCGCGCCCTGTTCGTGCTGCTCCCCTTCCAGGACATCGGCCCGGTGGAGTCCATCTCCCGCCCGGCCTGA
- a CDS encoding ABC-2 transporter permease, translated as MKGLLQKDFYLMRTLARSYAFILGVFFLLSLTGVYDGTFLCTFLVLMCVMIPANTFSYDEQAKWDKYAASLPAGRPGVVRAKYLFTLLVSLAALALAALLQALLFFLGRAGTATLLEAELSAVAPAGFGILMTAILLPLLFRFGSQRGRLYLVLVVAVLTGGTVGGAMVLSEAGLDASILLTLLAAAPLVGLVALVPSYFLSLRIYREKDL; from the coding sequence GTGAAAGGACTGCTGCAAAAGGACTTCTATCTCATGAGGACCCTGGCCAGGAGCTACGCCTTTATCCTGGGCGTTTTTTTCCTTCTCTCCCTGACGGGGGTCTACGACGGCACCTTTCTTTGCACCTTCCTGGTGCTCATGTGCGTCATGATCCCGGCAAACACCTTCTCCTATGACGAGCAGGCCAAGTGGGACAAATATGCCGCCTCTCTGCCCGCGGGCCGGCCGGGTGTGGTCCGGGCCAAATACCTCTTCACGCTTCTGGTGAGTCTGGCCGCCCTGGCGCTGGCCGCCCTGCTTCAGGCGCTGCTCTTCTTCCTGGGCCGGGCGGGCACGGCCACCCTGCTGGAGGCCGAGCTCAGCGCCGTGGCCCCCGCCGGCTTCGGTATCCTCATGACCGCCATACTGCTGCCCCTCCTCTTCCGCTTCGGCTCCCAGAGGGGCCGGCTCTACCTGGTCCTGGTGGTGGCCGTCCTGACAGGCGGGACCGTGGGCGGCGCGATGGTCCTTTCCGAGGCGGGTCTGGACGCCTCCATCCTTCTCACCCTGCTGGCCGCCGCTCCCCTTGTGGGACTGGTGGCGCTGGTCCCCTCCTATTTTCTCTCTCTGCGCATCTACCGGGAAAAGGACCTCTGA
- a CDS encoding ABC transporter ATP-binding protein yields MTNAIEVRGLCKEYGDFRLDRVDLTVPCGAIVGLIGENGAGKSTTLRAILNLIRPDGGTVKVFGRAVSEAEPDFKEDIGVVLDEASFHDPLKAPQVGRILSGAYRNWDQRCFDGYLDKFGLPRDKKIKDFSKGMRMKLSIATALSHHPRLLLLDEPTSGLDPVVRNELLDEFLDFIQDEGRAILLSSHITSDLEKAADYVTYLHRGRVAVQGAKDELLESYGRLACARSDLQGVDPALLVGARTGQFGCEALVRDRRAFRRQYPALTVDPVTLEDIMVFTVRGDEA; encoded by the coding sequence ATGACAAACGCCATTGAAGTAAGGGGTCTGTGCAAGGAATACGGGGACTTCCGGCTGGACCGGGTGGACCTGACGGTGCCCTGTGGGGCCATCGTGGGCCTCATCGGGGAAAACGGGGCGGGAAAGTCCACCACGCTGCGGGCCATTTTAAATCTGATCCGCCCGGACGGCGGCACGGTCAAGGTCTTTGGCCGGGCGGTATCGGAGGCAGAGCCGGACTTTAAGGAGGACATCGGCGTGGTGCTGGACGAGGCCAGCTTCCACGACCCGCTGAAGGCCCCCCAGGTGGGGCGTATCCTCTCCGGCGCCTACCGGAACTGGGACCAGCGCTGTTTTGACGGCTATCTGGACAAGTTTGGGCTGCCCCGGGACAAAAAGATCAAGGACTTTTCCAAGGGGATGCGGATGAAGCTCTCCATCGCCACCGCCCTGTCCCACCACCCCCGGCTCCTCCTCCTGGATGAGCCCACCTCGGGGCTGGACCCGGTGGTGCGCAACGAACTGCTGGACGAGTTCCTGGACTTCATCCAGGATGAGGGGCGCGCCATTCTCCTCTCCAGCCATATCACCAGCGACCTGGAGAAGGCCGCGGACTATGTGACCTACCTCCACAGGGGACGGGTGGCGGTGCAGGGGGCCAAGGACGAGCTGCTGGAGTCCTATGGGCGGCTGGCCTGCGCCCGCTCGGACCTCCAGGGCGTGGACCCGGCGCTGCTGGTTGGGGCCCGGACAGGCCAGTTCGGCTGCGAGGCCCTGGTGCGGGACCGCCGTGCCTTCCGGAGGCAGTATCCGGCGCTCACGGTGGACCCGGTAACGCTGGAGGACATCATGGTATTCACAGTAAGGGGGGACGAGGCGTGA
- a CDS encoding GntR family transcriptional regulator, whose translation MDIIISNSAGVPIYEQITQQMKGLILRGELREGEALPSMRLLAKELRISVITTKRAYEELEREGFLTTVPGKGCFVAPRDLELVREDCLRRVEEHLSQAVQIAKVGGVTLPELADALTILYGDD comes from the coding sequence ATGGACATCATCATCAGCAACAGCGCCGGCGTGCCGATCTACGAGCAGATCACCCAGCAGATGAAGGGCCTTATCCTGCGGGGAGAGCTGCGCGAGGGGGAGGCCCTTCCCTCCATGCGGCTGCTGGCCAAGGAGCTGCGCATTTCGGTCATTACCACCAAGCGGGCCTATGAGGAGCTGGAGCGGGAGGGGTTTCTCACCACCGTGCCCGGCAAGGGCTGCTTTGTGGCACCCAGGGATCTGGAGCTGGTCCGGGAGGACTGCCTCCGGCGGGTGGAGGAGCACCTCTCCCAGGCGGTACAGATCGCCAAAGTGGGCGGCGTCACCCTTCCGGAGCTGGCCGATGCGCTCACGATTTTATATGGAGACGACTGA
- a CDS encoding TIGR04002 family protein: protein MRAHTKLQSLVTAAILAAAITIMTAFLFHVPIGATGGYVHFGDALIYLSAALLPAPYAVGAAVVGAGLADLLTAPMWMPATVVIKSLVVLPFSSRGERLLTRRNAAATLLAGAITVVGYYLAEGLLFGGWAAFLMSVTGNLVQAVGSAVLFLALAGVLDRVDLKQRLYVSLQH from the coding sequence ATGCGCGCCCACACCAAGCTGCAATCTCTGGTCACCGCCGCCATTCTGGCCGCCGCCATCACCATCATGACCGCCTTTCTCTTCCATGTGCCCATCGGGGCCACGGGCGGCTATGTCCACTTCGGCGACGCGCTGATCTATCTCTCCGCCGCCCTGCTGCCCGCGCCCTACGCCGTTGGGGCCGCCGTGGTGGGGGCCGGTCTTGCCGACCTGCTCACCGCGCCCATGTGGATGCCCGCCACCGTCGTCATCAAGTCCCTGGTGGTCCTCCCCTTCTCCAGCCGGGGAGAGCGGCTGCTCACCCGCCGGAACGCCGCCGCCACCCTTCTCGCCGGCGCCATCACCGTGGTGGGCTATTATCTGGCCGAGGGCCTCCTATTCGGCGGTTGGGCCGCCTTTCTGATGTCGGTCACCGGCAATCTGGTGCAGGCCGTGGGCAGCGCCGTCCTCTTCCTGGCGCTGGCCGGGGTCCTGGACCGGGTAGATCTCAAGCAGAGGCTGTATGTTTCGCTTCAACACTGA
- the gap gene encoding type I glyceraldehyde-3-phosphate dehydrogenase, which translates to MSIKIGINGFGRIGRLVFRAGLSRPDVEFVGINDPGMTPDYMAYMLRYDTIHGKFDGTIEYDEDSITVNGHKVMVYAKMSPSEIPWGEIGAEYVVESTGLFLTKEKAQGHIDAGAKKVVMSAPSKDDTPMFVMGVNNTTYDPSMTFVSNASCTTNCLAPIAKVLNDAFGIQDGLMTTVHSVTATQKTVDGPSKKDWRGGRAATYNIIPSSTGAAKAVGKVIPALNGKLTGMSMRVPTLDVSVVDLTVNLAKPAKYDEICAAMKAASEGELAGVLGYTDEDVVSSDFISDPRTSIFDAKAGIALTDTFVKVVSWYDNEWGYSNKVVDLITYMSSVDHK; encoded by the coding sequence ATGAGCATCAAGATCGGTATCAACGGCTTCGGCAGAATCGGCCGCCTGGTATTCCGCGCGGGCCTCAGCCGCCCTGACGTGGAGTTTGTCGGCATCAACGACCCCGGTATGACCCCCGACTATATGGCCTACATGCTCCGGTACGACACCATCCACGGCAAGTTCGACGGCACCATCGAGTATGATGAGGACAGCATTACCGTCAATGGCCACAAGGTGATGGTCTACGCCAAGATGAGCCCCTCCGAGATCCCCTGGGGCGAGATCGGCGCGGAGTACGTGGTGGAGTCCACCGGTCTCTTCCTCACCAAGGAGAAGGCCCAGGGACACATTGACGCCGGCGCCAAGAAGGTCGTTATGTCCGCTCCTTCCAAGGATGACACCCCCATGTTCGTCATGGGCGTCAACAATACAACCTATGATCCCAGCATGACCTTTGTGTCCAACGCCTCCTGCACCACCAACTGCCTGGCCCCCATCGCCAAGGTCCTCAACGACGCCTTCGGCATCCAGGACGGCCTGATGACCACCGTGCATTCCGTCACTGCCACCCAGAAGACCGTGGACGGTCCCTCCAAGAAGGACTGGCGTGGCGGGCGCGCGGCCACCTATAACATCATCCCCTCCAGCACCGGTGCTGCCAAGGCCGTGGGCAAGGTCATCCCTGCCCTCAACGGCAAGCTCACCGGTATGTCTATGCGTGTGCCCACCCTGGACGTGTCCGTGGTGGACCTCACCGTGAACCTGGCCAAGCCCGCCAAGTACGATGAGATCTGCGCCGCCATGAAGGCCGCCTCCGAAGGCGAGCTGGCCGGCGTGCTGGGCTACACCGACGAGGACGTGGTCTCCTCCGACTTCATCTCCGACCCCCGCACTTCCATCTTCGACGCCAAGGCCGGTATCGCCCTCACCGACACCTTTGTCAAGGTCGTGTCCTGGTACGACAACGAGTGGGGCTATTCCAACAAGGTGGTGGACCTCATCACCTATATGAGCTCCGTGGACCACAAGTAA
- a CDS encoding sensor histidine kinase translates to MELDPAQLFDGFPEPVLLLEEGTVRYRNPAAGRVFPGLREGDRAPEELAVPADAEFPIVCTGRVGARSFRMSVQGVGREGLLAVLRPEHEAAAGPGLEKLALRLRQETAGLAASLQRLEPAGGESDQKKREKYLAAANQGLYRLLRLADHLEFADARDQDLYRPAPLDMAGFCRELFREVESVCAMSGYRFSYETELVTLLTVGDEALLRRLVLSLVSNAMKAAGAGGALGARLAKRRGRAVLTVWDRGKGLEAEDLARLFGGEARGVSMDPGEGLGLGLEAVRRIARLHGGFLMMEGRPEEGLRAVVSLPVQPPEAGVGLRSPAGEYAGGFSPVLVELSDVLSARVFAPEDVN, encoded by the coding sequence ATGGAATTGGACCCGGCACAGCTTTTCGACGGCTTTCCGGAGCCGGTGCTGCTGCTGGAGGAGGGGACGGTACGGTATCGGAACCCGGCGGCGGGGAGGGTGTTCCCGGGCCTGCGGGAGGGGGACCGCGCGCCGGAAGAGCTCGCGGTTCCGGCAGATGCAGAATTCCCCATCGTGTGCACCGGGCGCGTGGGCGCAAGGAGCTTCCGCATGAGCGTCCAGGGCGTGGGGCGGGAGGGGCTCCTGGCCGTGCTGCGCCCGGAGCATGAGGCGGCCGCCGGACCGGGGCTGGAAAAGCTGGCCCTGCGGCTGCGGCAGGAGACGGCCGGTCTGGCGGCCTCCCTCCAGCGGCTGGAACCCGCCGGCGGAGAGAGCGACCAGAAGAAACGGGAAAAATATCTGGCGGCTGCCAATCAGGGACTTTACCGCCTGCTGCGGCTGGCCGACCACCTGGAGTTCGCCGACGCCCGGGACCAGGACCTCTATCGGCCCGCTCCGCTGGACATGGCGGGGTTCTGCCGGGAGCTGTTCCGGGAGGTGGAGAGCGTGTGCGCTATGTCGGGGTACCGTTTTTCCTATGAGACGGAGCTCGTCACCCTCCTCACCGTGGGGGACGAGGCCCTGCTGCGGCGGCTGGTGCTCAGCCTGGTCTCCAACGCCATGAAGGCGGCGGGGGCCGGGGGCGCGCTGGGGGCGCGGCTGGCCAAGCGCAGGGGCCGGGCGGTGCTCACGGTATGGGACCGGGGGAAGGGGTTGGAGGCGGAAGATCTGGCCCGGCTGTTCGGCGGGGAGGCGCGCGGCGTCTCCATGGACCCTGGAGAGGGCCTGGGCCTGGGGCTGGAGGCGGTGCGGCGCATCGCGCGGCTCCACGGGGGCTTCCTCATGATGGAGGGGCGGCCCGAGGAGGGCCTGCGAGCGGTGGTGTCCCTGCCCGTGCAGCCTCCGGAGGCGGGGGTTGGACTGCGCTCCCCGGCGGGGGAGTACGCCGGGGGCTTCTCCCCGGTGCTGGTGGAGCTCTCCGACGTGCTGTCCGCCCGGGTGTTCGCCCCGGAGGACGTGAATTGA
- the ftsH gene encoding ATP-dependent zinc metalloprotease FtsH: protein MVTHTEDPQKPSKKPLIYYYILAMIVLLLLNALLFPSLLQKQVVEVPYNQFLDMVDEGKVKEVALDDADGQLVFVAEGENGREGYYKTGIWPDDGQRLLQQLRESEPAIQFEAEIPTQASPIMTFLVSWVLPIVFFIFIGELLSRQMMKRMGGGLPGNAMTFGKSGAKIYAETETGVTFADVAGEEEAKEALTEIVDFLHNPEKYAQIGAKLPKGALLVGPPGTGKTLLAKAVAGEAKVPFFSISGSEFVEMFVGMGAAKVRDLFKQAQEKAPCIVFIDEIDTIGKKRDGSGMGGNDEREQTLNQLLTEMDGFDGRKGVVILAATNRPDTLDPALLRPGRFDRRVPVELPDLQGRAAILKVHAKDVRMAEDVDFLAIARATSGASGAELANIINEGALRAVRMGRGLVTQEDLEESVETVIAGAQRKSAVISPEEKRIVAYHETGHALVAALQSHSAPVTKITIVPRTSGALGYTMQVDQGERNLMSRTELLNKIATLTGGRAAEELIFGADNMTTGASNDIEQATKLARSMITRYGMTEEFDMVALEAVQNRYLGGDTALACSAEIAARIDAKVVETVRSAHQKAADILKANESKLHALAKYLLERETITGEEFMQVLERS from the coding sequence ATGGTAACCCATACGGAAGACCCGCAGAAGCCCAGCAAAAAACCACTGATCTACTACTATATCCTGGCGATGATCGTCCTGCTGCTGCTCAACGCGCTGCTGTTTCCCTCCCTCCTCCAGAAGCAGGTGGTGGAGGTGCCCTATAACCAGTTCCTGGACATGGTGGACGAAGGCAAGGTGAAGGAGGTGGCCCTGGACGACGCCGACGGCCAGCTTGTGTTCGTCGCCGAAGGGGAAAACGGCAGGGAAGGCTACTACAAGACCGGCATCTGGCCGGACGACGGCCAGCGACTCCTCCAGCAGCTCCGGGAGTCCGAGCCGGCGATCCAGTTTGAGGCCGAGATCCCCACACAGGCCAGCCCCATCATGACCTTCCTGGTGAGCTGGGTGCTGCCCATCGTGTTCTTTATTTTCATCGGGGAGCTGCTCTCCCGCCAGATGATGAAGCGGATGGGCGGCGGCCTGCCCGGCAACGCCATGACCTTCGGCAAATCGGGGGCCAAGATCTACGCCGAAACCGAGACCGGGGTCACATTCGCCGATGTGGCCGGCGAGGAGGAGGCCAAGGAGGCCCTTACCGAGATCGTGGACTTCCTCCACAACCCGGAAAAATACGCCCAGATCGGGGCCAAGCTGCCCAAGGGTGCGCTGCTGGTGGGACCTCCGGGCACCGGCAAGACCCTGCTGGCCAAGGCTGTGGCCGGCGAGGCCAAGGTGCCCTTCTTCTCCATCTCCGGTTCGGAGTTCGTGGAGATGTTCGTGGGCATGGGTGCGGCTAAGGTCCGGGACCTCTTCAAACAGGCCCAGGAGAAGGCCCCCTGCATCGTCTTTATCGACGAGATCGACACCATCGGCAAAAAGCGGGACGGCTCCGGCATGGGCGGCAATGACGAGCGGGAGCAGACCCTGAACCAGCTCCTCACCGAGATGGACGGCTTTGACGGCCGGAAGGGCGTGGTCATCCTGGCGGCTACCAACCGGCCCGACACCCTGGACCCCGCCCTGCTGCGCCCCGGGCGCTTTGACCGCCGGGTGCCGGTGGAGCTGCCCGACCTCCAGGGCCGGGCGGCCATCCTGAAGGTCCACGCCAAGGACGTGCGTATGGCCGAGGACGTGGACTTCCTGGCCATTGCCCGGGCCACCTCGGGCGCCTCCGGGGCGGAGCTTGCCAACATCATCAACGAGGGAGCCCTCCGGGCGGTGCGTATGGGCCGGGGCCTGGTGACACAGGAGGACCTGGAGGAGAGCGTGGAGACCGTCATCGCCGGAGCCCAGAGGAAGAGCGCCGTCATCTCCCCCGAGGAGAAGCGCATCGTGGCCTACCACGAGACCGGCCATGCCCTGGTGGCCGCCCTCCAGAGCCACTCCGCCCCCGTGACCAAGATCACCATCGTGCCCCGGACCTCCGGCGCCCTGGGCTACACCATGCAGGTGGATCAGGGGGAGCGCAACCTCATGAGCCGCACCGAGCTGCTGAACAAGATCGCCACCCTCACCGGCGGCCGGGCGGCCGAAGAGCTGATCTTCGGCGCGGATAATATGACCACCGGCGCCTCCAACGACATCGAGCAGGCCACCAAGCTGGCCCGGTCCATGATCACCCGGTACGGCATGACCGAAGAGTTTGATATGGTGGCGCTGGAGGCGGTGCAGAACCGCTATCTGGGCGGGGACACCGCCCTGGCCTGCTCCGCCGAGATCGCCGCCCGCATCGACGCCAAGGTGGTGGAGACCGTCCGCAGCGCCCACCAGAAGGCCGCGGACATTCTGAAGGCCAACGAGTCCAAGCTCCATGCGCTGGCCAAGTACCTGCTGGAGCGGGAGACCATCACCGGCGAAGAGTTTATGCAGGTTCTGGAGCGGAGCTGA